In a genomic window of Thermosynechococcus sp. CL-1:
- a CDS encoding trypsin-like peptidase domain-containing protein: MVRTRLSCVGMAIALVALTGCPLRLPDRNSPTPNTGASLPPLAPTERPNAGENFIAKVVAEAGPAVVSIDTLRLRRSQEDSFLNPFPIPDVPLRQGQGSGFIFTPDGKIMTNAHVVEGATAVRVTLPDGRQYDGKVVGADSLTDVAVVQIEAENLPTVQLGNSDTLVPGEWAIAIGNPLGLSNTVTAGIISATGRASNEIGAADKRVSFIQTDAAINPGNSGGPLLNAAGQVVGVNTAVISQAQGLGFAIPINTAYRIAEQIITTGRAQHLYLGIRMVQLTPEVAAQIRQDQPNWTLNQTQGTLIVGVAPNSPAAKAGLQVGDWIAKINDVNQPSPQQVQSVVEQTKLGQTITLEIQRGDRRQTVSLQPEPMPPELYPSSQPE, encoded by the coding sequence ATGGTTCGCACACGGTTGAGTTGCGTTGGGATGGCGATCGCCCTTGTGGCACTGACGGGCTGTCCATTGCGTTTGCCCGATCGCAACTCCCCCACCCCTAATACGGGGGCATCTTTGCCTCCCCTTGCCCCCACGGAGCGACCCAATGCGGGGGAGAATTTCATTGCCAAGGTGGTTGCTGAGGCAGGGCCAGCAGTGGTGAGCATTGATACCCTACGCCTGCGCCGCAGTCAAGAGGATAGTTTTCTCAATCCTTTTCCAATACCAGATGTGCCGCTGCGCCAAGGTCAAGGCTCTGGGTTTATATTTACCCCCGATGGCAAGATTATGACCAATGCCCATGTGGTGGAGGGGGCTACTGCCGTGCGAGTCACGCTCCCCGATGGTCGCCAATATGACGGCAAGGTGGTGGGTGCTGATTCCCTGACGGATGTGGCGGTGGTGCAGATTGAGGCTGAGAATTTACCGACGGTACAACTGGGCAATTCCGATACCCTTGTCCCGGGCGAGTGGGCGATCGCCATCGGTAACCCCTTGGGGCTAAGTAACACCGTAACCGCCGGCATTATTAGTGCAACGGGGCGTGCCAGTAATGAAATTGGCGCTGCCGATAAGCGGGTGAGCTTCATTCAAACGGATGCGGCGATTAATCCGGGCAATTCCGGGGGCCCCCTCCTGAATGCTGCTGGTCAAGTGGTGGGCGTCAATACCGCCGTGATTTCCCAAGCGCAGGGTCTTGGTTTTGCCATTCCCATTAATACGGCCTATCGCATTGCTGAACAGATTATTACTACGGGGCGCGCCCAGCACCTCTATCTGGGGATTCGCATGGTGCAATTGACGCCAGAAGTGGCTGCCCAAATCCGTCAAGATCAGCCCAACTGGACACTGAATCAAACCCAAGGGACGCTAATCGTTGGTGTTGCCCCCAATTCGCCGGCGGCTAAAGCGGGGCTGCAAGTGGGAGATTGGATTGCCAAAATTAACGATGTCAATCAACCCAGCCCCCAACAGGTACAAAGCGTGGTTGAGCAAACAAAGCTAGGGCAGACCATTACCTTAGAGATTCAACGGGGCGATCGCCGGCAAACCGTGAGCCTGCAACCGGAGCCAATGCCACCAGAATTGTATCCCTCCTCGCAGCCAGAATAA
- a CDS encoding radical SAM protein encodes MNSPFAAETLLFERSRPRPEALRVIYGFPNTYSVGITSLGYQLVWAQLASRPDVAVSRLFTDVHEPLPRDPELVGFSFSWELDYGNLLALLEQLGIPIWQRDRHDRYPLIFGGGPVLTANPEPFADFFDVILLGDAEPLLDPFLTTMAQVRTAARSQQLEALAQVPGLYVPSLYAVGYASATGPIQGIEPRKPTVPATVTKQVHRGNTLAASTVVTPLAAWEKIYMVEVVRSCPELCRFCLASYLTLPFRTPSLETLIPAIERGLAVTDRLGLLGASITQHPEFPALIEYLGQPQFDHVRVSLASVRTNTVTESLAQLLSQRGSQSLTIAIETGSERLRQVINKKLGTEEILAAASHAQAGGLKGLKFYGMVGLPTETDADVAATVDLFRQLKKTAPRLRLTLGCSTFVPKAHTPFQWWGVQPVAEKRLKFLKKELAKLGIEFRPESYNDSLIQALISRGDRRLAPLLEQVRHYGTSLGSYRRAFKELRGQLPDFEAYVTAHWPEETILPWQHLQSGLPTKTLQNHLQRAIA; translated from the coding sequence GTGAATTCCCCTTTTGCTGCTGAAACTCTCCTCTTTGAGCGATCGCGCCCGCGGCCAGAGGCACTGCGCGTCATCTATGGCTTTCCCAATACCTACAGCGTTGGCATTACCAGCTTAGGGTATCAACTAGTGTGGGCACAACTGGCCAGCCGTCCTGATGTGGCCGTGAGTCGCCTCTTTACCGATGTGCACGAACCCCTGCCTCGAGATCCCGAGTTAGTGGGCTTTTCCTTCTCGTGGGAGTTGGACTACGGCAATCTATTGGCGCTCTTGGAGCAGTTGGGCATTCCCATTTGGCAGCGCGATCGCCACGATCGCTATCCTTTGATCTTTGGCGGTGGTCCAGTGCTGACGGCCAATCCCGAACCCTTTGCCGACTTTTTTGATGTCATTTTGCTAGGGGACGCCGAACCGCTTTTAGATCCCTTTCTGACGACAATGGCGCAGGTGCGCACTGCTGCGCGATCGCAACAGTTGGAAGCCCTTGCCCAAGTGCCCGGCCTCTATGTCCCCAGTCTTTATGCCGTCGGTTATGCCAGTGCCACAGGCCCGATTCAAGGAATTGAACCCCGAAAGCCCACGGTACCCGCCACAGTGACCAAACAAGTCCATCGCGGCAATACCCTTGCTGCCTCAACGGTGGTCACCCCCCTCGCCGCTTGGGAAAAGATTTACATGGTGGAGGTGGTGCGTAGTTGTCCAGAGCTATGTCGCTTTTGTTTGGCCAGTTATTTGACCTTGCCCTTTCGCACGCCCAGTCTCGAAACACTGATTCCTGCCATTGAGCGGGGGCTAGCGGTCACCGATCGCCTAGGGCTTTTGGGTGCCTCGATTACCCAGCATCCCGAATTTCCCGCCTTGATTGAGTATCTAGGCCAACCACAATTTGACCATGTGCGGGTGAGTTTAGCGTCTGTGCGCACAAATACGGTCACTGAATCCCTTGCCCAACTCTTGAGTCAACGGGGCAGTCAATCCCTGACGATCGCTATCGAAACGGGGTCTGAGCGTCTGCGCCAAGTGATCAACAAAAAGCTTGGGACTGAGGAGATTCTTGCTGCTGCCAGCCATGCCCAAGCCGGCGGCCTCAAGGGGCTAAAGTTTTATGGCATGGTGGGACTGCCCACAGAAACCGATGCCGATGTTGCAGCTACGGTGGATCTCTTTCGCCAATTGAAAAAAACAGCGCCGCGCCTGCGACTCACCCTTGGCTGTAGTACCTTTGTGCCCAAGGCCCATACTCCTTTTCAGTGGTGGGGCGTGCAACCCGTGGCCGAAAAACGTCTTAAGTTCCTGAAAAAAGAATTGGCCAAATTGGGGATTGAGTTTCGTCCTGAATCCTATAATGACTCGCTGATTCAAGCTTTAATTTCGCGGGGCGATCGCCGGCTTGCTCCCCTGCTTGAGCAGGTGCGTCACTATGGCACTTCCTTGGGCAGTTATCGGCGGGCATTTAAGGAACTGCGCGGACAGTTGCCCGACTTTGAAGCCTACGTCACTGCCCATTGGCCAGAGGAGACGATCTTACCGTGGCAGCATCTCCAGAGTGGCCTGCCCACTAAAACCTTGCAAAATCATCTGCAGCGAGCGATCGCCTAG
- the topA gene encoding type I DNA topoisomerase, translated as MSTLVIVESPTKAHTIRKFLPPDYRVEASMGHVRDLPRSAADVPPELKGEEWATLGVNVAAGFEPLYIVPKDKQKVVKDLKTALKTADELLLATDEDREGESISWHLLQLLEPKVPVRRMVFHEITEEAIREALRNCRDVNQQLVRAQETRRILDRLVGYTLSPLLWRKIAPHLSAGRVQSVAVRLLVQRERERLAFRKGQFWDLKATLDQRGTLFPARLVSVGGQRLATGNDFDPATGQVRNPDAVLLLDEAAANALRDRLLTETWTVTEQEERQQTRKPAPPFTTSTLQQEANRKLHLSAQETMRIAQKLYEEGYITYMRTDSVHLSEQAIAAARSCVEAMYGKAFLSPQPRQYTTKTKGAQEAHEAIRPAGSQFRTPQETGLKDRELELYELIWKRTVASQMADARVTLLTVSITAGDALFRAHGKRIDFPGFFRAYVEGSDDPDAALESQEVMLPLMQVGDILRCQALESVGHETQPPPRYTEASLVKALEQAGIGRPSTYATIISTIQDREYAIRRGNALEPTFTAFAVTALLEKYFPDLVDINFTARMEQTLDEISTGEVQWQPYLESFYLGENGLEQQVKERERTIESTEARAIALPELNAEVVVGRFGPFVVYQNGNGSEPIKASLPQDATPGSLTREQVEQLIRQKLEGPDKLGVHPETGEPIFLLTGRFGPYVQLGEATAANPKPKRASLPKGVSPDEVTLDLAITLLSLPRILGVHPETGKLIQANQGRFGPYIVHDPEGEKDYRSLRGEDDVYTITLERALELLATPKASRGRAKKQVLAVLGTHPEDGEPVQILDGPYGPYVNHGKVNASLPEGVSPETMTLEQALPLLAEKAPKKTRRSATATAPKPKSTTKKTSTKTATKTAKTSRRKSTET; from the coding sequence ATGTCCACCCTTGTTATCGTTGAATCCCCGACAAAAGCCCATACCATTCGCAAATTTCTGCCCCCGGACTATCGCGTTGAAGCCTCGATGGGTCATGTCCGTGATCTGCCCCGCAGCGCTGCTGATGTGCCCCCCGAACTCAAGGGGGAGGAGTGGGCAACCCTAGGGGTGAATGTCGCTGCTGGCTTTGAACCCCTCTACATTGTCCCCAAAGACAAGCAAAAAGTTGTCAAAGACCTGAAAACGGCCCTGAAAACTGCTGATGAACTCCTGCTTGCGACCGATGAAGACCGCGAAGGCGAAAGTATTAGTTGGCACTTGCTGCAACTGTTGGAGCCAAAGGTGCCCGTGCGGCGCATGGTCTTCCATGAAATTACGGAAGAGGCCATCCGAGAAGCCCTGCGCAATTGCCGCGATGTCAATCAACAACTCGTGCGTGCCCAAGAAACGCGGCGTATCCTCGATCGCTTGGTGGGCTATACCCTGTCGCCCCTGCTGTGGCGGAAAATTGCTCCCCATCTGTCGGCGGGGCGGGTGCAGTCGGTGGCAGTGCGTCTATTGGTGCAACGGGAGCGGGAACGGCTGGCCTTCCGCAAGGGGCAATTTTGGGATCTCAAGGCCACGCTGGATCAACGGGGAACCCTCTTTCCAGCCCGTTTGGTGAGTGTCGGCGGTCAACGCTTGGCCACGGGCAATGATTTTGATCCTGCTACAGGACAGGTGCGCAACCCTGATGCTGTCTTGCTCTTGGATGAGGCGGCGGCCAATGCCCTGCGCGATCGCCTGCTGACGGAAACATGGACGGTCACTGAACAAGAGGAGCGCCAACAAACCCGCAAACCCGCTCCTCCCTTTACCACCTCGACGCTGCAACAGGAAGCCAACCGCAAACTGCACCTCTCGGCCCAGGAGACGATGCGCATTGCCCAAAAGCTCTATGAAGAGGGCTATATCACCTATATGCGCACGGACTCTGTGCATCTGTCGGAACAGGCGATCGCTGCCGCTCGCAGTTGTGTGGAAGCCATGTACGGCAAAGCCTTTTTGTCGCCCCAGCCGCGGCAGTACACCACCAAAACCAAGGGCGCCCAAGAAGCCCACGAAGCGATTCGCCCTGCGGGTAGTCAGTTTCGCACCCCCCAAGAAACCGGCCTTAAGGATCGGGAACTGGAACTCTACGAACTGATCTGGAAGCGCACAGTGGCCTCACAAATGGCTGATGCCCGCGTCACCCTGCTAACGGTCTCGATTACGGCGGGGGATGCCCTCTTCCGTGCCCACGGTAAACGCATTGATTTTCCGGGCTTTTTCCGTGCCTATGTGGAAGGGTCGGATGATCCCGATGCCGCCCTCGAAAGCCAAGAGGTGATGCTGCCCCTGATGCAGGTGGGCGATATTCTCCGCTGCCAAGCCCTTGAAAGTGTCGGTCACGAAACCCAGCCGCCGCCACGCTACACCGAAGCCAGCCTTGTTAAAGCCCTCGAGCAAGCCGGCATTGGGCGTCCCAGCACCTACGCCACCATCATCAGCACGATCCAAGACCGCGAGTATGCCATTCGGCGGGGCAATGCCCTTGAACCCACCTTTACTGCCTTTGCGGTTACGGCACTGCTGGAGAAATACTTCCCCGACTTAGTGGACATTAACTTCACGGCGCGGATGGAGCAAACCCTTGATGAGATTTCCACGGGGGAGGTGCAGTGGCAACCCTACCTTGAATCCTTCTATCTGGGTGAAAACGGCCTTGAGCAGCAGGTCAAAGAGCGGGAGCGCACAATTGAGTCCACAGAAGCCCGGGCGATCGCCCTGCCAGAACTGAATGCCGAAGTGGTGGTGGGTCGCTTTGGTCCTTTTGTCGTCTATCAAAATGGCAATGGCAGCGAACCGATTAAAGCCTCGTTGCCCCAAGATGCCACTCCCGGTAGCCTCACCCGCGAACAAGTGGAGCAATTAATTCGCCAAAAACTAGAGGGTCCCGACAAGCTAGGTGTGCATCCTGAAACTGGCGAACCGATCTTCTTGCTAACGGGGCGCTTTGGTCCCTATGTGCAGTTGGGGGAAGCCACAGCGGCCAATCCAAAACCCAAACGAGCCTCGTTACCCAAGGGGGTCAGTCCCGATGAAGTCACTCTAGACTTGGCGATTACGCTGTTGTCGCTGCCCCGCATATTGGGGGTTCATCCCGAAACGGGCAAACTGATTCAAGCCAATCAAGGTCGCTTTGGCCCCTACATTGTCCATGACCCTGAGGGGGAAAAGGACTATCGTTCCCTCAGGGGGGAGGATGATGTTTATACGATTACCCTAGAGCGTGCCTTGGAGCTGCTGGCGACCCCGAAAGCGAGTCGTGGCCGTGCCAAAAAACAGGTGCTCGCGGTGTTGGGGACTCACCCAGAGGATGGCGAACCGGTGCAGATCTTGGATGGTCCCTATGGTCCCTATGTCAACCACGGCAAGGTGAATGCCTCACTGCCGGAAGGGGTGAGTCCAGAGACCATGACCCTTGAGCAAGCCCTGCCCCTATTGGCGGAGAAAGCACCGAAGAAAACCCGCCGCAGCGCAACAGCCACTGCCCCGAAACCAAAATCAACCACCAAAAAGACCAGTACAAAGACGGCCACCAAGACCGCAAAAACCAGCCGCCGTAAGTCAACGGAAACCTAG
- a CDS encoding amino acid ABC transporter ATP-binding protein, which yields MTQRGAAPEIVIQTRHLNKYFGDRHVLKDINFTVAKQEVVALIGPSGSGKSTLLRCLNGLETYQSGEILILGHYLPPVPTPQQLRVIRRDVGMVFQNFNLFPHMTVLQNIIEAPILVRKLPRRVAIEMAESLLTKVGLLDKRDAYPRQLSGGQQQRVAIARALAMQPEILLFDEPTSALDPELVGDVLAVMRQLAEEAMTMVVVTHEMQFAREVSCRVVFLADGQIIEEGSPQELFRRPQQERTRLFLERVLVRH from the coding sequence ATGACTCAGCGTGGGGCAGCCCCAGAAATCGTGATCCAAACCCGCCACCTCAATAAATATTTTGGCGATCGCCACGTCCTGAAGGACATCAACTTCACCGTTGCTAAGCAAGAGGTGGTTGCCCTCATTGGCCCCAGTGGTTCTGGCAAAAGCACCTTGCTCCGCTGCTTGAATGGGTTGGAGACGTACCAATCGGGGGAGATTCTCATTCTCGGTCATTACCTGCCCCCAGTGCCAACGCCGCAACAACTGCGGGTGATTCGCCGGGATGTGGGTATGGTCTTTCAGAACTTTAACCTCTTTCCCCACATGACAGTCTTGCAAAACATCATCGAAGCGCCGATCCTTGTGCGCAAGCTCCCCCGCCGCGTGGCTATTGAAATGGCTGAAAGTTTATTGACCAAAGTAGGATTGCTGGACAAACGGGATGCCTATCCTCGGCAACTCTCCGGGGGGCAACAACAACGGGTGGCGATCGCCCGCGCCTTGGCCATGCAGCCGGAAATTCTCCTCTTTGACGAACCCACCTCTGCCCTTGACCCGGAGCTAGTGGGGGATGTCCTCGCCGTGATGCGACAACTGGCCGAAGAAGCAATGACCATGGTGGTGGTCACCCACGAAATGCAATTTGCCCGTGAAGTCTCTTGCCGCGTCGTCTTTCTTGCCGATGGCCAAATTATTGAGGAAGGATCGCCCCAAGAACTGTTTCGTCGTCCGCAACAGGAGCGAACCCGCCTCTTTTTAGAGCGTGTGCTGGTTAGGCACTAG
- a CDS encoding inorganic diphosphatase — protein sequence MDLSRIPAQPKPGVVNVLVEIAGGSRNKYEFDKEMNVFALDRVLYSAVTYPYDYGFIPNTLADDGDPLDGLVIMDEPTFPGCVIPARPIGMLEMIDSGDRDEKILCVPVDDPRYAEVTSLKDIAPHRLEEIAEFFRTYKNLQKKVTEILGWQDVDAVQPLVEKCIKAYKG from the coding sequence ATTGATCTGAGCCGTATTCCTGCCCAACCCAAGCCGGGTGTTGTCAATGTGCTGGTGGAAATTGCGGGGGGCAGTCGGAATAAATATGAGTTTGACAAGGAAATGAACGTCTTTGCCCTCGATCGCGTGCTCTATTCGGCGGTGACCTATCCCTATGATTATGGGTTCATTCCCAATACACTGGCGGATGATGGCGATCCCCTCGATGGTCTAGTGATCATGGATGAGCCGACGTTTCCGGGATGTGTGATTCCTGCCCGTCCTATTGGCATGCTGGAGATGATTGACAGTGGCGATCGCGACGAGAAAATTCTCTGTGTGCCTGTTGATGATCCTCGCTATGCCGAGGTGACGTCCCTCAAGGACATTGCGCCCCACCGCCTCGAAGAAATCGCTGAGTTCTTCCGTACCTACAAGAATCTGCAAAAGAAAGTGACTGAAATTCTTGGCTGGCAGGATGTGGATGCGGTGCAGCCCCTTGTTGAAAAATGCATCAAGGCCTATAAAGGCTAG
- a CDS encoding type II CAAX prenyl endopeptidase Rce1 family protein, which yields MSLKRLVLAALSVMVAALMTVSLLGSYLEPQTQGQINLFQTNLSLQAREWQGLGDATTRDRLVGNVESAIKAYEEVLATPTPQNQPLRLQLGLLYADAGQHDRALNTWQLLINEAQGATRSTAEVLMGLWTDPPQLLPDAEPLIKNTLQGWFRDRALERLYELQQRSDALMTLTRAEQNRAQAAFYRLALLGVTPVLGSLIGIVLWIVWIYQHLRRRHQGNTLPPLTPVTWGWETLWEGMVIWFALFFAISLVLMPLVRSLIGLGLPLGSAMAQTLYALMSYGTTMVAGLGWLWYFLRPFGKRPADWLCWQGGLGGALRWGVGGYLAALPLVVVSSLISQALLKNQGGGNPLLEIILQSRDYTTFALLYVMVAVMAPFFEEILFRGFFFRSVQSYLPLGTAMGVTGLLFAIAHLNLADLLPLTVLGTVLSYIYWRSQNIGAAMILHSIWNSGSFLGLLLLSGGTEAGF from the coding sequence ATGTCTCTAAAGCGGTTGGTGCTTGCAGCCCTCAGTGTCATGGTCGCTGCTCTCATGACGGTGTCGTTGCTGGGCAGTTATTTAGAACCCCAAACCCAAGGGCAAATTAACCTATTTCAGACCAATTTGTCACTACAAGCCCGAGAATGGCAGGGTCTGGGAGATGCCACAACCCGCGATCGCCTTGTGGGGAATGTGGAAAGCGCAATCAAAGCCTATGAAGAGGTACTGGCCACACCCACACCACAAAACCAACCGCTGCGTCTTCAATTGGGACTGCTCTATGCCGATGCCGGCCAGCACGATCGCGCCCTCAACACATGGCAACTCCTCATTAATGAGGCTCAAGGGGCAACCCGCAGTACCGCAGAAGTGCTGATGGGATTGTGGACCGATCCCCCGCAATTGCTGCCAGATGCCGAACCATTGATTAAAAATACACTCCAAGGCTGGTTTCGCGATCGCGCCCTCGAACGCCTCTATGAACTGCAACAGCGATCCGACGCCCTGATGACCTTGACCCGTGCAGAACAAAATCGCGCCCAAGCGGCCTTCTATCGCCTTGCCCTCCTTGGTGTCACTCCTGTTTTGGGGAGTTTAATTGGGATTGTGCTTTGGATTGTCTGGATCTATCAACACCTGCGCCGCCGCCACCAAGGGAACACTCTGCCACCCCTGACCCCCGTGACATGGGGCTGGGAAACCCTGTGGGAAGGCATGGTGATCTGGTTTGCTCTCTTCTTTGCCATTAGTTTGGTATTGATGCCCTTGGTGCGCTCCCTGATCGGCCTAGGACTGCCACTGGGCTCTGCCATGGCTCAAACGCTGTATGCCTTAATGAGCTACGGCACAACGATGGTTGCTGGCTTGGGCTGGCTGTGGTACTTTCTGCGTCCCTTTGGTAAGCGCCCTGCGGATTGGTTATGTTGGCAAGGGGGGTTAGGGGGTGCCTTGCGTTGGGGGGTCGGCGGTTATTTGGCGGCACTGCCCTTAGTCGTGGTCAGTTCCCTGATTAGTCAAGCCCTGCTGAAAAATCAAGGGGGCGGCAATCCCCTACTGGAAATTATTTTACAAAGCCGCGATTACACCACCTTTGCCCTACTCTATGTCATGGTGGCAGTGATGGCACCCTTCTTTGAGGAGATTCTCTTTCGAGGATTTTTCTTTCGTTCGGTGCAATCCTATTTGCCCCTCGGCACTGCCATGGGGGTGACGGGACTCCTCTTTGCCATTGCCCACCTGAATTTGGCCGATCTATTGCCCTTGACGGTTTTGGGAACCGTGCTCAGCTACATCTACTGGCGATCGCAAAATATCGGTGCAGCCATGATTCTCCACAGCATCTGGAACAGTGGCTCCTTTTTGGGCTTGCTCCTATTGAGCGGCGGGACGGAAGCGGGGTTCTAA
- a CDS encoding SDR family oxidoreductase codes for MATALITGATGGLGQAFAQALADRQHALILTGRRLDTLEELKTQLSTRVPVVGIPQDLSEPNAALRLYEQIQSLGLTVDVLVNNAGFGDYGAFGDRDRQQLTAMLQVNITALVELTHLVLQEMRSRRQGTIINVSSIAACQPLPYLAVYAASKAFVRHFSEALWAEVKPLGIRVLAVCPGPTATNFFERADMTRNSALIARQDTPEQVVAETLAALQTDVATVIPGQPANRFLALAGRLVPRQWLVQQLEPRFRPAAQ; via the coding sequence ATGGCAACCGCACTGATTACGGGGGCAACGGGGGGATTAGGGCAGGCCTTTGCCCAAGCCTTGGCCGATCGCCAGCACGCTTTGATTCTCACTGGTCGCCGCCTCGACACCCTAGAAGAGCTAAAGACCCAGCTCAGCACACGGGTACCGGTTGTAGGTATTCCCCAAGACCTCAGCGAACCCAATGCGGCGCTCCGCCTCTATGAACAGATTCAGTCCCTAGGACTAACGGTGGATGTATTAGTCAATAATGCCGGCTTTGGGGATTATGGTGCCTTTGGCGATCGCGATCGCCAGCAATTGACGGCCATGCTCCAAGTGAACATTACAGCGCTAGTAGAACTCACCCATCTCGTGCTCCAAGAAATGCGCTCCCGCCGCCAAGGTACGATCATCAACGTTAGCTCCATTGCTGCCTGTCAGCCCCTGCCCTACCTCGCCGTCTATGCCGCCAGCAAAGCCTTTGTTCGCCACTTCAGCGAAGCTCTGTGGGCAGAAGTTAAACCCTTGGGTATTCGGGTACTTGCCGTCTGTCCCGGACCCACTGCCACCAACTTCTTTGAGCGTGCCGATATGACCCGCAACTCGGCTCTCATTGCCCGGCAGGACACTCCCGAACAGGTGGTTGCCGAAACCCTTGCGGCGTTGCAAACCGATGTGGCCACGGTCATTCCCGGTCAGCCCGCCAATCGCTTCCTTGCCCTTGCTGGTCGGTTGGTGCCCCGCCAGTGGTTGGTGCAGCAGTTAGAACCCCGCTTCCGTCCCGCCGCTCAATAG
- a CDS encoding alpha/beta fold hydrolase: MTSTLSATAAFPTADWTWRGHRIRYSVNGSGAPVVLVHGFGASIGHWRKNIPALTAAGYRVYALDLLGFGASAKPDLTYSLDLWAELLADFWQAHIGEPVVWVGNSIGGLLCLMMAARYGHTCRAVSVLNCAGGLNHRPNELNWTQSLFTAIFRALVASPIIGHIIFDQIRQPARIRKTLTQVYANPDAITDELVELLHRPAMDAGAKEVFTRVISAPPGPKIVDLLPEIQVPILVLWGEVDPWTPVSGTQHFAAHQDRLPIRIERLPNTGHCPHDDRPELVNPILIEWLQQLGHA; the protein is encoded by the coding sequence ATGACCTCTACGCTTTCAGCCACCGCAGCTTTTCCCACCGCAGATTGGACTTGGCGTGGCCATCGCATTCGCTACAGCGTCAATGGTAGCGGTGCCCCAGTGGTGTTGGTTCATGGTTTTGGTGCCTCTATTGGTCACTGGCGCAAAAATATCCCTGCTCTCACCGCCGCAGGTTACCGTGTTTATGCCCTTGATTTACTGGGTTTTGGTGCTTCGGCAAAGCCGGATTTAACCTACAGTTTGGATCTGTGGGCCGAGCTACTGGCGGACTTTTGGCAAGCCCACATTGGGGAACCCGTGGTTTGGGTAGGGAATTCCATTGGTGGTCTGCTGTGTCTGATGATGGCGGCTCGCTATGGCCACACCTGCCGTGCGGTGAGTGTTCTCAACTGTGCCGGGGGACTCAACCACCGTCCCAATGAACTGAACTGGACGCAGAGTCTCTTTACAGCTATTTTTCGCGCCTTAGTAGCCTCTCCTATCATTGGTCACATTATTTTTGATCAAATTCGCCAGCCAGCGCGCATCCGCAAAACCCTGACCCAAGTCTATGCCAATCCCGACGCTATTACCGATGAATTGGTGGAACTGCTGCATCGGCCCGCCATGGATGCCGGTGCCAAAGAAGTGTTTACCCGTGTGATTTCAGCACCGCCGGGACCGAAAATTGTGGATTTGCTGCCAGAGATTCAAGTGCCGATTCTGGTGCTCTGGGGTGAGGTGGATCCTTGGACGCCGGTGTCGGGGACTCAGCACTTTGCAGCCCATCAAGATCGCTTGCCGATTCGCATTGAGCGACTGCCCAATACTGGCCACTGCCCCCATGACGATCGCCCGGAGCTGGTG